A genomic window from Candidatus Deferrimicrobium borealis includes:
- a CDS encoding Xaa-Pro peptidase family protein has protein sequence MGGLDHRVERLLGALRKRRMDAYLCVRLSNIRYLTGFTGSNAALVVSPAGPVLFTDGRYTEQARSEVRGAEVEVTPDPWSAAARRMRALRARTIGFESRHLTVDSFRAVSRGRADRFVPVQDLVATVRMRKEPGEILALERATAIATASLLSVLASGVRGRTERDVAADLAREMVRRGAEGVSFPPIVADGPRSAMPHATPAGTAIGGDGPLVLDFGARWNGYCSDETVTILPTRPRSPLGKAFDAVRRAQAAGVSSVRPGEPCRAVDARVRDSLDRSGYLKYFVHSTGHGVGLDVHEPPSLSLRSRERLEEGMVVTVEPGVYLPGIGGIRLEDTVKVTGSGCERITFLPKTQTPLV, from the coding sequence GTGGGCGGGCTTGATCACCGCGTCGAACGCCTCCTGGGGGCCCTGCGGAAACGCCGCATGGACGCATATCTTTGCGTGCGGCTCTCGAACATCCGCTATCTGACGGGGTTCACCGGGAGCAACGCGGCCCTCGTCGTTTCTCCGGCGGGTCCGGTCCTGTTTACCGACGGGAGGTACACCGAGCAGGCCCGATCGGAAGTCCGCGGAGCCGAAGTGGAGGTGACCCCCGACCCTTGGAGCGCCGCCGCCCGACGGATGCGCGCCCTCCGGGCGCGAACGATCGGGTTCGAGTCCCGTCATCTCACCGTCGATTCCTTCCGGGCGGTCTCCCGTGGGCGAGCGGATCGTTTCGTTCCCGTCCAGGACCTCGTAGCGACGGTCCGGATGAGGAAAGAACCGGGGGAGATACTTGCGCTGGAGCGCGCGACGGCGATCGCTACCGCCTCCCTGCTGTCCGTGCTTGCCTCCGGAGTCCGGGGGAGAACGGAGCGCGACGTGGCCGCGGACCTTGCGCGGGAGATGGTCCGTCGGGGAGCGGAGGGGGTTTCCTTCCCACCGATCGTCGCGGACGGCCCCCGCTCCGCGATGCCCCACGCGACCCCGGCGGGGACGGCGATCGGCGGGGACGGACCGCTGGTCCTCGATTTCGGCGCCCGCTGGAACGGGTACTGCTCCGACGAGACGGTGACGATCCTCCCGACGCGCCCACGCTCCCCCCTCGGGAAGGCGTTCGACGCCGTTCGCCGGGCACAGGCGGCGGGGGTTTCCTCCGTCCGTCCGGGCGAACCTTGCCGGGCGGTGGATGCGCGCGTGCGGGATTCGCTGGACCGGTCGGGATATTTGAAGTATTTTGTTCATTCCACCGGTCACGGCGTGGGGCTCGACGTCCATGAACCCCCTTCGCTTTCCCTCCGGTCGCGCGAGCGGCTCGAGGAGGGGATGGTGGTGACGGTGGAACCCGGCGTCTATCTTCCCGGGATCGGGGGAATCCGGCTGGAGGACACGGTGAAGGTCACCGGGTCGGGGTGCGAACGGATCACGTTCCTCCCGAAAACGCAGACACCGCTGGTTTGA
- the aroQ gene encoding type II 3-dehydroquinate dehydratase produces MKGKPAFRILFVDGPNLNVLGDREPSVYGRETLAAIREEVTSAARAEGATVAFFQSNHEGEIVERLQAAKRRFDGVVINPAAYTHTSVAVRDALLYSGLPAIEVHLTNPASREEFRKVSLVEDVVVGRICGVGGYGYTLALLGLLRHLRREGARGRA; encoded by the coding sequence GTGAAAGGGAAGCCGGCGTTCCGGATCCTGTTCGTCGACGGTCCCAACCTGAACGTCCTCGGGGATCGCGAGCCGTCCGTCTACGGGAGGGAGACGCTGGCCGCCATCCGCGAGGAGGTGACGTCGGCGGCCCGGGCGGAGGGGGCGACGGTCGCCTTCTTCCAGTCGAACCACGAGGGGGAGATCGTCGAGCGGCTCCAGGCGGCGAAGCGGCGTTTCGACGGGGTCGTCATCAACCCGGCGGCGTACACGCACACGAGCGTGGCCGTCCGCGACGCCCTGCTCTACTCCGGCCTCCCGGCGATCGAGGTGCACCTCACCAACCCCGCAAGCAGGGAGGAATTCCGGAAGGTGTCCCTGGTCGAGGACGTGGTCGTCGGCCGGATCTGCGGCGTCGGCGGGTACGGCTACACCCTCGCCCTGCTCGGACTGCTGCGCCACCTGCGGCGGGAAGGGGCCCGTGGGCGGGCTTGA
- the aroB gene encoding 3-dehydroquinate synthase gives MNHETMTVVLGDRSYDIFFGREIYSLFQEWICRFYPGGTVHVVTDRNVASIYGDDIQRWLAGIPHDVLALPPGEEHKNLDTVREIYGFLARGDAGRDSLVVAFGGGVVGDLAGFAAATFLRGISCIQVPTTLLSQVDSSVGGKTGFNLPEGKNLVGAFHQPRAVFIDDAFLRTLDDRNLRAGMAEVVKCAIAGDPALWDRLLSAGAKWKAFEGEEWRWIVRSAVAFKASVVERDERETSLRRILNLGHTIGHAMEKSGGYGRLLHGEAVAMGLAWEAILGRKLGVTGGDLVDDLVSLLIDMGFPLDDPGVALTSIAATIGMDKKRMVSDVDLPLVAAPGRCELRRIPLAEIRRELPGIRAEIRERSIARDLNLPAVDAIREESPVSNLVRVGNEVYEIRPVEEKVALAVPVDTEPEIVEEQATVAGPDPTPSETPAVLAEPEPEPTPSEPPAVLTGSEPAPPDIPVAPAVRTVTLADLYWSQGEHSTARRIVGEILRNDPANLRAKAWLEARAGDDLVEAELLGFLETMAKEYGYDLS, from the coding sequence TTGAACCACGAAACGATGACGGTGGTCCTTGGCGACCGTTCCTACGACATCTTCTTCGGCAGGGAGATCTACTCCCTGTTCCAGGAATGGATCTGCCGCTTTTACCCCGGCGGCACCGTCCACGTGGTGACCGATCGCAACGTCGCCTCCATCTACGGGGACGACATCCAGCGGTGGCTCGCGGGGATTCCCCATGACGTCCTGGCCCTCCCTCCCGGGGAGGAGCACAAGAACCTCGACACGGTGAGGGAGATCTACGGGTTCCTCGCGCGCGGGGATGCCGGACGGGACTCCCTCGTCGTCGCGTTCGGGGGCGGGGTCGTCGGCGACCTCGCCGGATTCGCCGCCGCGACGTTCCTGCGGGGGATCTCCTGCATCCAGGTCCCCACGACCCTCCTTTCCCAGGTGGACAGCAGCGTCGGAGGAAAGACCGGCTTCAACCTCCCCGAGGGGAAGAATCTCGTCGGAGCGTTCCACCAGCCACGGGCGGTCTTCATCGACGATGCCTTTCTGCGGACCCTCGACGATCGCAACCTCCGAGCGGGGATGGCGGAGGTGGTCAAATGCGCGATCGCAGGCGACCCTGCGCTATGGGATCGCCTTCTCTCGGCCGGCGCGAAGTGGAAGGCGTTCGAAGGGGAGGAATGGCGGTGGATCGTTCGCAGCGCCGTCGCGTTCAAGGCGTCCGTCGTCGAGCGGGACGAGAGGGAGACCTCGCTTCGCAGGATCCTCAACCTCGGGCACACCATCGGCCACGCGATGGAGAAATCGGGCGGGTACGGCCGGCTTCTTCACGGCGAGGCGGTCGCGATGGGACTGGCCTGGGAGGCGATCCTCGGGAGGAAGCTCGGCGTGACCGGAGGGGATCTGGTCGACGACCTTGTCTCGCTCCTCATCGACATGGGATTCCCCCTCGACGATCCGGGGGTGGCCCTCACCTCGATCGCCGCCACCATCGGGATGGACAAGAAGCGGATGGTGTCGGACGTGGATCTGCCGTTGGTCGCCGCCCCGGGACGTTGCGAACTGCGGCGCATCCCCCTCGCGGAGATCCGGAGGGAACTGCCCGGGATCCGCGCGGAGATCCGGGAACGCTCGATCGCGAGGGACCTCAACCTTCCGGCGGTGGATGCGATCCGGGAGGAGTCGCCGGTTTCGAACCTTGTTCGGGTCGGAAACGAGGTGTACGAGATCCGTCCCGTCGAGGAGAAGGTCGCCCTCGCGGTCCCCGTGGACACCGAGCCGGAGATCGTCGAGGAGCAGGCTACGGTGGCCGGGCCGGATCCCACGCCGTCGGAAACCCCCGCGGTGCTGGCCGAGCCGGAACCGGAACCGACGCCGTCGGAACCCCCCGCCGTGCTGACCGGGTCCGAACCGGCACCGCCGGACATCCCGGTCGCGCCCGCCGTTCGGACGGTGACGCTGGCCGACCTGTACTGGTCCCAGGGAGAGCATTCGACCGCGAGACGGATCGTCGGGGAGATCCTCCGCAACGACCCCGCGAACCTCCGGGCCAAGGCGTGGTTGGAGGCCCGTGCCGGGGACGATCTCGTCGAGGCGGAACTCCTCGGGTTCCTCGAGACCATGGCGAAGGAGTACGGATATGACCTTTCATGA
- a CDS encoding shikimate kinase, giving the protein MNRGEAFPGVVLVGFMGSGKSSVGRELARRFRAPFVDVDERIESAAGCRIRDLFDREGEPAFRVREKAALREALSVKGCVVATGGGAFADEENRVLLRSYAPVVYLEAAVETLLERLAGDLGRPLLRGGDRKEVVRELLSRREPGYRTADVTVRTDGRTVEDVAGQVADWIDRTEGRAG; this is encoded by the coding sequence ATGAACCGCGGGGAGGCGTTCCCGGGGGTCGTGCTGGTCGGGTTCATGGGGTCGGGGAAAAGTTCCGTCGGACGGGAGCTGGCGCGACGATTTCGCGCGCCGTTCGTCGACGTGGACGAGCGGATCGAGTCGGCGGCCGGATGCCGGATCCGGGACCTGTTCGACCGGGAGGGGGAGCCGGCGTTTCGCGTGCGCGAAAAAGCGGCTCTTCGCGAGGCTCTCTCGGTGAAAGGATGCGTGGTCGCTACGGGGGGCGGGGCGTTCGCCGACGAGGAGAACCGGGTTCTCCTCCGTTCGTACGCCCCCGTGGTGTATCTCGAAGCCGCCGTGGAGACTCTCCTCGAGCGGCTTGCCGGGGATCTCGGCCGTCCGCTGCTTCGCGGGGGGGATCGGAAAGAGGTGGTGCGGGAGTTGCTGTCGCGCCGGGAGCCGGGGTATCGCACCGCCGACGTCACGGTGCGTACCGACGGGCGAACGGTGGAGGACGTGGCCGGGCAGGTGGCGGATTGGATCGACCGGACGGAGGGACGGGCGGGTTGA
- the aroC gene encoding chorismate synthase — protein sequence MAHFSFRTAGETHGPALVTVVEGVPAGLPVGAEEINRELARRQVGYGRGERMQIEKDEVEILSGVRFGKAMGGPVAMLLRNRDWVNWREKMAQDGDGEGVPKLDTARPGHADLPGILKYGHEDVRNVLERASARETAARVMAGALAKAILRDLGVGIVGHVLSIGKYRVSSGIEGNSKAAARAEGSPLRMADPRVEAEVKRWIDGVKEAGTTAGGVVEVIAAGVPPGLGSYVAWDRRLDGRLGQALMCIPAIKGVEVGGGVGLAGLPGIDVHDEVFPGGNPAALFLGKFLLPFHRDTNRAGGLEGGMTNGEPVVVRAAMKPIPTQSVPLRTVTIGRYAASTAHRERSDVCAVPAASVVAEAMVAIVLADAFLEKFGGDAMRDILYNYSGYLRRICGE from the coding sequence ATCGCGCACTTCTCGTTCCGGACCGCCGGAGAGACCCACGGCCCGGCCCTGGTCACGGTCGTCGAGGGGGTCCCTGCGGGCCTCCCCGTCGGCGCGGAGGAGATCAACCGGGAGTTGGCCCGGCGGCAGGTGGGGTACGGCCGCGGAGAACGGATGCAGATCGAGAAGGACGAGGTCGAGATCCTCTCGGGCGTCCGTTTCGGGAAGGCGATGGGAGGCCCCGTCGCGATGCTCCTGCGCAACCGCGATTGGGTCAACTGGCGGGAGAAGATGGCCCAGGACGGGGACGGGGAGGGGGTACCGAAGCTCGACACCGCCCGTCCCGGGCACGCGGACCTTCCCGGCATCCTGAAATACGGGCACGAAGATGTCCGGAACGTCCTCGAGCGGGCCAGCGCCAGGGAGACCGCCGCGCGGGTCATGGCCGGTGCGCTTGCCAAGGCGATCCTCCGCGATCTCGGGGTCGGGATCGTCGGCCACGTTCTATCGATCGGGAAGTATCGGGTGTCGTCCGGGATCGAGGGAAACAGCAAAGCGGCCGCGCGCGCCGAGGGGAGTCCGCTGCGGATGGCGGACCCGCGAGTCGAGGCCGAGGTCAAGCGGTGGATCGACGGGGTGAAGGAGGCCGGCACCACGGCCGGCGGCGTCGTCGAGGTCATCGCCGCGGGGGTTCCTCCGGGACTTGGATCGTACGTCGCCTGGGACCGGCGTCTCGACGGCCGTCTGGGACAGGCGCTGATGTGCATCCCCGCCATCAAGGGGGTGGAGGTCGGCGGCGGGGTGGGGCTGGCCGGGCTGCCGGGGATCGACGTCCACGACGAGGTATTCCCCGGCGGAAACCCGGCGGCGTTGTTCCTCGGGAAGTTTCTGCTGCCGTTCCACCGGGACACGAACCGCGCCGGGGGGTTGGAGGGGGGGATGACGAACGGGGAGCCCGTGGTCGTCCGGGCCGCGATGAAGCCGATCCCGACCCAGTCGGTCCCTCTCCGGACCGTCACGATCGGCCGCTACGCCGCCTCGACAGCGCACCGCGAGCGCAGCGACGTCTGCGCGGTTCCCGCCGCGTCCGTGGTCGCGGAGGCGATGGTGGCGATCGTTCTGGCCGACGCCTTCCTCGAGAAATTCGGGGGGGATGCGATGCGGGATATCCTCTATAATTATTCCGGCTACCTGCGGCGAATCTGCGGGGAATGA
- the pilQ gene encoding type IV pilus secretin PilQ translates to MMTPLRHSGKVLWPRVLQGMVAMALACAILVPVATAAEPAGPGAAQPAGDSGAKIREVTVSKSPYNTTIQASVDGAIENYNSFKLSDPFRIVVDVWGVGQGTAASEIPVGTPEVKVVKISSVDRKLRMVVETPGDRPMPFIVTAVNGTLVLSVGGGTEEKVTSTERLQDGKAPVKGPAVVGIDLEDLPDASNVVIATVGDPPYQVSKEAGGVTLLFQGAAAEKGLLRRIDARKFDIPVKAIAPSGGKKGVTVAVAFSPGSTYTVEKRDGSVVVAFPKGAAGGKADLVARAAPGSALQMAKADVEPESMDAKAEPATPEGSQSWGFLTGSTDVGRKYKGQRISMDFKDADLTNVFRIIAEVSNLNIITSDDVKGKVSLRLVNVPWDQALDIVLRSKSLGAAQEGNVLRIAPLSSLRKEEQDRFDTQKQVEQSRQEALNRAAEVKVTQEAVFDTIPVSYSKASELLAKIKPLGSKFGRLDSDDRTNVLIIRDLPRQIEEMKALVASLDTATPQVLIEARIVEVDTTFTRDLGVQWGGAYRGTSGSKQYGIAGVTDSSGAQVPGSGVGAAGTTPPFTATSPTPPTYAVNLPAAVGLGSGGGIAFGILKDNLRLDLSLTALESSGKGKIISSPKVVTTDNKEATIEQGTQIPYSTVSASGTNVQFIDAVLSLKVTPHITPDGRVSMKVDVKNDSQGDVAPGSNTPSINKKKATTEVLIRDGETTVIGGILQISRNESRSGLPWLSKIPVLGYLFRHDVNSTQNRELLIFITPRVLKQEPIQAKAS, encoded by the coding sequence ATGATGACCCCGTTACGGCATTCGGGCAAAGTCCTCTGGCCTCGCGTCCTCCAGGGGATGGTGGCGATGGCGCTCGCCTGCGCGATCCTCGTGCCGGTCGCGACCGCCGCGGAGCCTGCCGGCCCGGGCGCCGCGCAGCCCGCTGGGGATTCCGGCGCCAAGATCAGGGAGGTGACGGTATCGAAGTCTCCCTACAACACGACGATCCAGGCGTCGGTCGACGGAGCGATCGAGAACTACAACTCCTTCAAGTTGAGCGACCCGTTCCGGATCGTGGTGGACGTCTGGGGAGTGGGCCAGGGGACGGCGGCCTCCGAGATCCCGGTGGGGACTCCCGAGGTCAAGGTGGTGAAGATCTCCTCTGTGGACCGGAAGTTGCGGATGGTGGTGGAGACTCCGGGCGACCGGCCGATGCCGTTCATCGTAACTGCCGTGAACGGCACGCTCGTCCTGTCCGTCGGGGGCGGCACGGAAGAGAAAGTCACCAGCACCGAGCGTCTCCAGGACGGGAAGGCCCCGGTGAAAGGTCCCGCCGTCGTCGGGATCGACCTTGAAGACCTGCCCGACGCGTCGAACGTCGTGATCGCCACGGTGGGGGACCCGCCGTACCAGGTTTCGAAGGAGGCGGGCGGCGTGACGCTCCTGTTCCAGGGCGCCGCCGCGGAGAAGGGGCTGCTTCGGCGGATCGACGCGCGGAAGTTCGACATCCCCGTGAAGGCGATCGCGCCCTCCGGCGGGAAGAAGGGGGTTACGGTCGCCGTCGCGTTCTCGCCGGGTTCCACGTACACCGTGGAAAAGAGGGACGGCTCGGTCGTGGTGGCGTTCCCGAAAGGTGCGGCCGGAGGGAAGGCCGACCTCGTCGCGCGCGCGGCTCCGGGGAGCGCCCTGCAGATGGCGAAGGCGGACGTGGAACCGGAGTCCATGGACGCGAAGGCGGAACCGGCGACCCCGGAGGGTTCGCAGTCGTGGGGGTTCCTCACCGGGAGTACCGACGTCGGCAGGAAATACAAAGGGCAGCGGATCTCCATGGACTTCAAGGATGCCGATCTCACCAACGTTTTCCGGATCATCGCCGAGGTCAGCAACCTGAACATCATCACGTCGGACGACGTCAAGGGGAAGGTCTCTCTCCGGTTGGTCAACGTTCCGTGGGACCAGGCGCTCGACATCGTCCTCCGCTCGAAGTCGCTCGGGGCGGCCCAGGAGGGGAACGTCCTCCGCATCGCGCCGCTTTCCTCCCTCCGGAAGGAGGAGCAGGACCGGTTCGACACGCAGAAGCAGGTCGAGCAGTCGCGTCAGGAGGCGCTGAACCGGGCCGCCGAGGTCAAGGTGACGCAGGAGGCGGTCTTCGACACCATTCCGGTCAGCTACAGCAAGGCTTCGGAGCTGCTGGCCAAGATCAAGCCGCTCGGGTCGAAGTTCGGGAGACTCGACAGCGACGACCGGACGAACGTGCTCATCATCCGCGACCTTCCGCGGCAGATCGAAGAGATGAAGGCTCTGGTCGCTTCGCTTGACACGGCGACGCCGCAGGTCCTGATCGAGGCGCGCATCGTCGAGGTGGACACCACGTTCACCCGGGATCTCGGCGTCCAGTGGGGCGGCGCCTACCGAGGGACCAGCGGAAGCAAACAATACGGGATTGCCGGGGTGACGGATTCGAGCGGTGCGCAGGTTCCCGGGTCGGGGGTCGGTGCGGCGGGCACCACTCCCCCCTTCACCGCTACGAGCCCAACCCCCCCGACCTATGCCGTGAACCTGCCGGCGGCGGTCGGCCTGGGGTCGGGCGGCGGGATCGCATTTGGAATCCTGAAGGACAACCTTCGCCTCGACCTTTCGCTCACCGCCCTCGAGTCGTCCGGGAAGGGGAAGATCATCTCTTCGCCGAAGGTCGTGACGACCGACAACAAGGAAGCCACCATCGAACAGGGGACGCAGATCCCGTACTCCACCGTCTCCGCCTCGGGAACGAACGTGCAGTTCATCGACGCCGTCCTCAGCCTGAAGGTGACGCCGCACATCACGCCCGACGGTCGGGTTTCGATGAAGGTCGATGTGAAGAACGACTCCCAGGGCGACGTGGCTCCAGGATCGAATACGCCTTCGATCAACAAGAAGAAGGCGACCACCGAGGTACTGATCCGCGACGGCGAGACGACGGTCATCGGCGGGATCCTGCAGATCTCGCGCAACGAGAGCCGATCCGGGCTGCCATGGCTCTCGAAGATCCCCGTCCTCGGGTATCTGTTCCGGCATGACGTGAACTCGACCCAGAACCGGGAGTTGCTGATCTTCATCACGCCGAGGGTCCTGAAGCAGGAGCCGATCCAGGCCAAGGCTTCCTGA
- a CDS encoding pilus assembly protein PilP, producing MRSAPVRHISLAVGILAAISLSAGGFGCSKEPEAPQPVVKRQAPKPEAKAPAAPTAEAPAKKVEEVALYDSRGRRDPFVSFIKAEERSKPGVDAALLPPLQRYDLGELKFVGVIWTKTGARGLVEDAEGKGYSVTVGTRIGRAGGVVSRITGKEILVKEEFVGNRGQKVVKESGIQLTTAGGK from the coding sequence ATGAGGTCCGCTCCCGTGCGACACATCTCTCTGGCCGTTGGGATCCTCGCCGCGATCTCCCTCTCCGCCGGCGGGTTCGGCTGTTCCAAGGAACCGGAGGCGCCGCAGCCGGTGGTGAAGAGGCAGGCGCCGAAACCCGAGGCGAAGGCCCCGGCCGCCCCGACGGCGGAGGCGCCGGCGAAGAAGGTTGAGGAGGTCGCGCTTTACGACTCCCGCGGGAGACGGGATCCGTTCGTGTCGTTCATCAAGGCCGAGGAGCGCAGCAAACCAGGTGTTGACGCCGCGTTGCTCCCGCCCCTGCAGCGGTACGACCTGGGCGAGCTGAAGTTCGTCGGCGTCATCTGGACGAAAACGGGCGCCCGGGGCCTTGTGGAGGACGCCGAGGGAAAGGGGTACTCCGTGACGGTGGGAACGCGGATCGGCCGCGCCGGCGGCGTCGTCAGCCGGATCACCGGGAAGGAGATTCTCGTGAAGGAAGAGTTCGTCGGCAACCGGGGGCAGAAGGTCGTGAAGGAAAGCGGAATCCAGCTCACAACGGCAGGAGGAAAATAA
- a CDS encoding type 4a pilus biogenesis protein PilO — protein sequence MALKLGDLSKVPPRQQILLAVVFCGLVVTGYYYLYYRDASQKIGAMETQLAGLQSKIREQQAIAGNLRSFQDEVRRLEAQLSLLLEQLPNSAEIPSLLKSVSDLGKESGLEFLRFAPSGEIKKDFYAEIPVSISVNGDYHSFALFSDRVAHYPRIVNLSNITFSSPKPSGDNVVLVTVNCTATTYRFLEQQAAAPGAGDPGKKK from the coding sequence ATGGCGCTAAAACTAGGCGATCTTTCGAAGGTGCCGCCCCGGCAACAGATCCTGCTCGCCGTCGTGTTCTGCGGGCTCGTCGTCACGGGATACTACTACCTCTACTATCGGGACGCGTCGCAGAAGATCGGCGCGATGGAGACCCAGCTGGCGGGTCTTCAGAGCAAAATCCGGGAGCAGCAGGCGATCGCCGGGAACCTGCGTTCCTTCCAGGACGAGGTCCGTCGGCTCGAGGCACAGTTGTCGCTCCTGCTCGAGCAGCTTCCGAACTCGGCGGAGATCCCCTCCCTGCTGAAGAGCGTTTCCGACCTCGGGAAGGAATCGGGGCTCGAATTCCTCCGTTTCGCCCCGTCCGGCGAGATCAAGAAGGATTTCTACGCCGAGATCCCCGTGTCGATCTCCGTCAACGGTGACTATCACAGCTTCGCTCTCTTCAGCGACAGGGTGGCGCACTACCCCCGGATCGTGAACCTGTCCAACATCACCTTTTCCTCTCCGAAACCGTCCGGAGACAACGTCGTCCTGGTGACCGTCAACTGCACGGCCACGACCTACCGCTTCCTCGAACAGCAGGCCGCCGCCCCCGGGGCGGGGGATCCGGGGAAGAAAAAATGA
- a CDS encoding PilN domain-containing protein translates to MIRINLVRGKRKKRRELNVGSAWIALPLVVLAGTVYFHTTVSGKISRLDADIGKANADIARLQKEIGEVEKFKARKAELQKKVDIISNLQKGRTGPVRHFEALSAAIPEKCWIDTLGMKDERVTLSGIALNNHTIANFMTALGQTGRFRDVVLGAAEQTTVAGVKLVKFNLTFQAVN, encoded by the coding sequence ATGATCCGGATCAACCTAGTCCGGGGAAAACGGAAGAAGCGCAGGGAGCTGAACGTCGGGTCTGCATGGATTGCGTTGCCGCTGGTGGTCCTCGCCGGGACGGTCTACTTCCACACCACGGTATCGGGAAAGATTTCGAGGCTCGACGCCGACATCGGCAAGGCCAACGCCGACATCGCGCGCCTGCAAAAAGAGATCGGCGAGGTCGAGAAGTTCAAGGCCCGGAAAGCGGAGCTCCAGAAAAAGGTGGACATCATCTCCAACCTCCAGAAGGGGCGCACCGGCCCCGTCCGCCACTTCGAGGCGCTGTCGGCCGCGATCCCCGAGAAGTGCTGGATCGACACGCTGGGCATGAAGGACGAGAGGGTCACCCTGTCGGGCATCGCCTTGAACAACCACACGATCGCGAACTTCATGACCGCCCTGGGACAGACCGGCCGCTTCCGCGACGTCGTGCTCGGGGCAGCCGAGCAGACGACGGTGGCGGGCGTGAAACTCGTAAAATTCAACTTGACGTTCCAGGCGGTCAACTGA
- a CDS encoding pilus assembly protein PilM encodes MGLFGSKELIGLDIGSSSVKMAHIKVVGAENRLRKFGVFPLPADAIVDGAIMDHGAVVEGIKTALRELKIREKEVAIALSGHSVIIKKVQLPTTTAEELEESIQWEVEQYIPFDIKDVKIDFQVIGPLKDDPSKMDVLLVAAKTDLINDYMSVVRDAGLVPRIVDIDSLAAGNAFELIHPVSDDQVPMVVNVGASFMNINILHAGIPLFTRDVPMGGGMYTTEIQKQVAVSFETAEEYKTGKKDPGERSEKVTEIMKVVSSLLATEAQRSCNFFSATYPDRLVTKVYLTGGASRSSFLKEMLAEKIGVDVEIFDPFEGLSVDDKAVDPSVVAQLNTSATVSIGLALRNLEARG; translated from the coding sequence ATGGGGCTGTTCGGGAGCAAGGAGCTCATTGGGCTGGACATCGGGTCGAGTTCCGTCAAGATGGCCCACATAAAGGTGGTGGGCGCCGAGAACCGTCTCCGGAAGTTCGGGGTCTTCCCCCTTCCGGCCGACGCGATCGTCGACGGGGCGATCATGGACCACGGCGCCGTCGTCGAGGGGATCAAGACCGCCTTGCGGGAATTGAAGATCCGCGAGAAGGAAGTCGCCATCGCCCTCTCCGGGCACTCCGTGATCATCAAGAAGGTGCAGCTGCCAACGACGACCGCCGAAGAGCTGGAGGAGTCGATCCAGTGGGAGGTTGAGCAGTACATCCCCTTCGACATCAAGGATGTCAAGATCGACTTCCAGGTGATCGGTCCGCTGAAGGACGACCCCTCCAAGATGGACGTCCTCCTGGTGGCGGCGAAAACCGACCTGATCAACGACTACATGTCCGTCGTGAGGGACGCCGGCCTCGTCCCCCGGATCGTCGACATCGACTCGCTGGCCGCGGGAAACGCCTTCGAGCTCATTCATCCGGTTTCCGACGACCAGGTGCCGATGGTCGTCAACGTCGGAGCGTCGTTCATGAACATCAACATCCTGCACGCCGGAATCCCTCTCTTCACGCGGGACGTCCCGATGGGCGGGGGGATGTACACCACCGAGATCCAGAAGCAGGTCGCCGTCAGCTTCGAGACGGCGGAAGAGTACAAGACGGGAAAGAAGGATCCCGGAGAGCGCTCGGAGAAGGTCACCGAGATCATGAAGGTCGTTTCCAGCCTTCTCGCCACCGAGGCGCAGCGGTCCTGCAACTTCTTCTCCGCGACCTACCCGGACCGCCTGGTGACGAAAGTGTACCTGACCGGCGGGGCGTCCAGGTCCTCGTTCCTGAAGGAGATGCTGGCGGAAAAGATCGGGGTTGACGTGGAGATCTTCGATCCGTTCGAGGGGTTGTCGGTGGACGACAAGGCCGTCGACCCGTCCGTGGTTGCCCAACTCAACACCTCCGCAACGGTGTCGATCGGCCTCGCGCTGCGGAACCTGGAGGCTCGCGGATGA
- a CDS encoding XRE family transcriptional regulator codes for MPNNVRKIREGLLLSKAELGRRAKISVLTIDRVEKGLACRMDTKRKIILSLGLKLSDRDKVFNKG; via the coding sequence GTGCCCAACAACGTCCGAAAGATAAGGGAAGGGCTCCTGTTAAGCAAGGCGGAACTGGGGCGGCGCGCGAAGATCTCGGTCCTGACGATCGACCGGGTGGAAAAAGGACTGGCGTGCCGCATGGACACGAAGCGCAAGATCATCCTGTCGCTGGGCTTGAAGCTGTCCGACCGGGACAAGGTGTTCAACAAGGGATAG